aacttcagataagcggaatggagatgctgtagagctctcggacgcctgccttcccattgcttctactcaatccttcttacccctttccatggcaagctttgtataggggttcaccatcaactgtggctactttcatcctcacggggaaatatcctgtgcggctgtcactcgcacagctaaccagtctggaggcatcacccatggttgataactacatcccatcctcgcagtgaaagctaatgctcacgcactctgtcacagtacggccaatcactggttggttccctcccctactggaatagaatccctcttttgcgtttgtcactaacgcccagcaggttacaggtttgaagcacgtcacagtcattcatgaacggaatcctactcggaataccacagacaaggtgagactttccggattcccaggatcctactcggaacaccacagacaaggttggactttccggatccagacaaatgccgccatctatctagcttataccacgaagattctgttggggaatctaagagatacacttTCAAGCCTTgatgcatgtagaacgtaagtggttgtcaatcacgcgcgttcatgagtgagaataataatgagggttatctaactcatcatcattcatcatgttcttgagtatgaatgaatatcttggaataagaataagatagagaattgaataaaagaaaatagaacttcattaatctttgaggtacagcagagctccacacccttaatctatggtgtgcagaaactccactgttgaaaatacataagcaaagggtccaggcatggccgaatggccagccccctaaaacgtgatcaatgatctcctaagatgaagaataaaacaaaactgagaccaaagatgtctaatacaatagataaatgtcctatatatactagactagctactagggtttacatgagtaagtaattgatgcataaatccacttccggggcccacttggtgtgtgcttgggctgagcttgatctatccacgagctgaggcttttcttggagttgaatttcgagttatgatgtgctttgggcgttcaactccggattatgacgtttttctggcgtttaactccagaaaggagcgtgtacttggcgttcaacgccagtttgcgtcgtcattcttcgaataaagtatggactattatatattgctggaaagccctggatgtctactttccaacgccgttgagagcgcgccaattggagttctgtagccccaaaaaatccatttcgagtgcagggaggtcagactccaacagcatcagcagtccttttgtcagcctttttcagagttttgctcaactccctcaatttcagtcagaatttacctgaaatcacagaaaaacacacaaactcatagtaaagtccagaaatgtgaatttaacataaaaactaatgaaaacatccctaaaagtagcttgaacttactaaaaactacctaaaaacaatgccaaaaagcgtataaattatccgctcatcagcagtATCTGATGTAGTTTCTTGGTATGCACCtatagctaattatctagttagccacaCTTTTCCTCCCGATTTTACTAAGCATCagagagacaagctgaaaagcgactCCAAATACTATGTGTGGGATGATCCATATCTATGGAGGTGTGgtgctgaccaggtaattagacgATGTGTACCTCAATCATAATTCCCGTCCATTTTAGAAGCCtgccactcatctgagagtagaggacattttggccctcaacgaACTACTAGAAAAGTTTTAGACtatggattctggtggcctactctttttaaagatgctgctgacctttgtaaatcttgtcctCCATGCCAAagatttggtaatatatcccagTGGGATGAAATGCCTCTAcaaattatgtttttttgtgaaattttttatgtttggggcattgacttcatgggtccatttccaaattctaatggtcacctttatatactgttagctgtagattatgtttctaaatgggtggaagcaattcctgcCCGTACTGATGAtactaacactgttgtttcctttgttagaaaccatattatttgtcgctttggatcaccacgagtaatcgtgagcgatcaaggcactcacTTTTATAACAAGAGACTAACAGGTTTACTAAAGAggcatgggataattcataaggTATCAATAGCCTATCACTCCTAGACTAATGAGCAAGCCGAAGTGTCTAACAGAGAAATAAAGCGCATACTGCAAAAGAGAGTCAAGCCTCACAAAaaggactggagcaccaggctccAAGACGCGCTTCGGGCATATCGGACAGCATATAAGACACCgattgggatgagtcctttccgcttagtttatggaaaggcctgtcatctcccagttgagttagaacacaaagccttctgggcagtaaaggaatgcaacatggaCTATGAGAGAGCTGGAGCTGAACGGAAGTTGCAACTACAAGAATTAGAGAACCTTCGCTTAGAAGCTTATGAAAACTCCAGGCTGTATAAAGAGAAAGTGAAGGCTGTGCATGATAACAACATCAAGAGAAGAGAAGTCCAACCTGGGGacttagtcctcctttacaactctagaatgcagctcatgccaggcaagctgAGATCCAGATGGGATGGTCCTTATCGAGTAGAGAGGGTGGAACCATACAGAGTCTTTCACTTGagccatccttcaagctctgaacttatTAAAGTCAATGGACATCGCTTGAAGTTATTCCATGGCGAAAAGATGGCGAGAAACCAGGAA
This sequence is a window from Arachis stenosperma cultivar V10309 chromosome 10, arast.V10309.gnm1.PFL2, whole genome shotgun sequence. Protein-coding genes within it:
- the LOC130957050 gene encoding uncharacterized protein LOC130957050 encodes the protein MDYERAGAERKLQLQELENLRLEAYENSRLYKEKVKAVHDNNIKRREVQPGDLVLLYNSRMQLMPGKLRSRWDGPYRVERVEPYRVFHLSHPSSSELIKVNGHRLKLFHGEKMARNQELEIFLLEDPPTADD